From Phycisphaerae bacterium, one genomic window encodes:
- a CDS encoding helix-turn-helix transcriptional regulator, translating into MDDRITIAGAGSVLRQLRTKAGLSLDDLAGRLDWDKGRLSKYENDQLGLSLDVIEQIAVALDQRAEPVILRLLQHRYPSLASPRSKVGRLLREAVDEMTR; encoded by the coding sequence ATGGATGACAGAATTACTATCGCTGGCGCCGGTAGCGTCCTGAGGCAACTCCGGACCAAAGCCGGCCTATCCTTGGATGATTTGGCCGGCCGGCTCGATTGGGACAAAGGCCGGCTTTCCAAGTATGAGAATGACCAGCTTGGCCTCTCGCTCGACGTCATCGAGCAGATCGCCGTTGCCCTCGACCAGCGGGCCGAGCCAGTCATCCTGCGGCTCCTGCAGCACCGTTACCCTTCGCTCGCCTCTCCGCGCTCGAAGGTCGGAAGATTGCTGCGAGAAGCCGTCGACGAGATGACGCGGTAG
- a CDS encoding toll/interleukin-1 receptor domain-containing protein — protein MKLFISWSGETSKQIALVMREWVRLVFPTVQPFLSSEDIRDGARWNETIGKELSETQTGLICLTPENLRAPWIHFEAGAVSKSPNTSTVIVLPFVVKVSEVPGTLSQFQVTPWEKEKILHLAKTINSLLPLEHQRKETELAKVFEMHWPELAKSVSTLTDGIGARDAKPKAAKVPLPDQQEAIERILLLLQEQQRAINEIRERMTLPGPIPIYGGLEASPDNAIRNRLWRSIRRRAALAGDYSRKPDIKKLLANGLFEDAEFKMIVQAFDAFRMELPSPIVREGLRGFANLLDARTKAMKEARTRETPPQQPSAPQQAYVDGSPVTTQTSPAPPL, from the coding sequence ATGAAACTCTTTATTTCTTGGTCCGGTGAAACAAGCAAGCAGATCGCACTAGTGATGCGCGAGTGGGTACGGCTCGTTTTCCCTACGGTGCAACCCTTCCTTTCGTCGGAGGACATACGGGACGGTGCCCGTTGGAATGAGACTATCGGCAAAGAGCTTTCCGAAACTCAAACAGGTCTGATCTGTCTGACCCCTGAGAATCTTCGTGCCCCTTGGATTCACTTCGAGGCAGGTGCCGTTTCAAAGTCGCCAAATACTTCGACCGTCATCGTGCTTCCGTTTGTCGTGAAAGTCTCGGAGGTTCCCGGCACACTCAGCCAATTTCAGGTTACACCCTGGGAAAAGGAAAAAATCCTGCACCTGGCAAAGACGATTAACAGCCTGCTGCCTTTGGAACACCAGCGCAAAGAGACTGAACTGGCGAAAGTTTTTGAGATGCACTGGCCGGAACTTGCGAAATCTGTCTCGACGCTTACGGACGGAATCGGAGCGCGAGACGCGAAGCCGAAGGCGGCAAAGGTCCCGCTGCCGGATCAGCAGGAAGCCATCGAACGAATTCTACTTCTCCTTCAGGAGCAGCAGCGCGCGATCAACGAAATCCGGGAGCGCATGACTTTGCCGGGTCCAATTCCCATCTATGGTGGGCTCGAAGCCTCTCCCGACAATGCGATACGAAATCGTCTCTGGCGTTCTATAAGACGGCGCGCGGCCCTAGCGGGAGACTACTCACGGAAGCCAGACATTAAGAAGTTGCTGGCGAACGGCTTGTTTGAAGACGCCGAGTTCAAGATGATCGTTCAAGCGTTCGATGCCTTTAGAATGGAATTACCCTCCCCAATTGTGCGCGAGGGGTTAAGGGGATTTGCGAATTTGCTGGATGCCAGGACCAAAGCTATGAAGGAAGCGCGGACGCGAGAAACTCCTCCTCAACAACCGTCGGCGCCACAACAGGCTTACGTCGACGGGAGCCCCGTGACCACACAAACCTCCCCGGCTCCTCCCCTCTAA
- a CDS encoding DUF4145 domain-containing protein yields MKPEYVLPELKLEAFNCANCHVYCRQRWYFLRAGERSDGFGEQFNDKRFMVSNCEHCQYPTIWLGEKMIYPVHSGAEPPNPDLPRDIVEDYEEARSIVGYSPRGAAALLRLAIQKMCRHLGQEGKNINDDVKALVAAGLPTKVQQALDTVRVIGNEAVHPGTIDLRDDRATANMLFRLVNFIANKMISEPKEIDNIYVSLPKDKLEAIAKRDAK; encoded by the coding sequence ATGAAACCTGAATACGTATTGCCAGAATTGAAGCTTGAGGCGTTCAACTGCGCAAACTGTCACGTCTATTGTCGGCAGCGTTGGTACTTTTTGAGGGCAGGAGAGCGGTCGGATGGTTTTGGGGAGCAGTTTAATGACAAGCGATTCATGGTGAGCAATTGCGAGCACTGTCAGTACCCGACGATCTGGCTCGGCGAAAAGATGATATATCCGGTGCATTCCGGTGCTGAACCTCCGAATCCGGATTTGCCACGCGACATCGTGGAAGATTATGAAGAAGCTAGATCAATTGTAGGATATTCGCCGAGAGGTGCGGCTGCTCTTTTGAGGTTGGCAATCCAAAAAATGTGCCGTCACCTTGGACAAGAAGGCAAGAATATTAACGACGATGTCAAAGCTCTAGTTGCGGCTGGACTTCCGACGAAGGTGCAACAGGCATTGGACACCGTTCGGGTGATCGGAAACGAAGCGGTACATCCTGGCACAATCGACCTTCGTGACGACAGAGCGACTGCAAACATGCTTTTTCGGCTCGTCAACTTTATTGCCAACAAAATGATCAGCGAACCTAAAGAGATCGACAACATTTATGTATCGTTACCGAAGGATAAGCTAGAGGCGATCGCAAAGCGCGACGCAAAGTGA
- a CDS encoding PAS domain S-box protein codes for MNRSTDRQMLIGMGAVAAVIGVSALIGYHNVRQLYLDAHRVTQTHETLTALDDLLSTIKEAESGQRGYLITGDERFLSPYEHAVAVADARIENIRALTAEHERQQARIPRLRELVKMKLDELSHTVALRRERDFDSVRQEVLQHLDKPKLDSVRAFIAEMRQEEQDLRRQRQAAKERAYLVSVVARVITAGVALGTLLVFLWFLRRHLQDRRQAAADLHDQREWFRTTLGSIGDAVIATDTKGRVTFLNPIAEELTGWTQAAAAGRPLTDVFHIVNEETRAVVEDPAARALREGCVVGLANHTILIARDGTERPIDDSASPIRNAQGEVSGVVLVFRDVAERRRAERTMREQAAKLKEEREWLHVTLRSIGDAVMTTDDRGRVTFLNPIAESLTGWGDDEALGQSSDCVFHIVNEETRETVESPITRVLREGRIVGLANHTMLIAKDGSERPIDDSASPICDDTGRIAGVVLVFRDVTARRQADADRERLAAIVEGSHDAVIGKDLNGMVTSWNTGAEQIFGYTAEEMLGRPISLLVPEGRADEMPRILERIKRGEEIENFDTIRRRKDGTEILISLTCSPIRGSGGRIIGVSKIARDVTERNRLFQALEDRSDQLAEADRRKNEFLATLSHELRNPLAALSHALELLGRTGQPPEVVGEMRRLMERQLVQIVRLVDDLLDVSRITSGKISLRKARVELGEVVRSAVELSRTFIEQGAHDLEVALPSHPVHFDADPARLAQILSNLLNNAAKYTDKGGRIRLSAERMGSEVAISVRDSGIGIAPEHLPRVFEMFSQAAPALERAQGGLGVGLALVRGLIELHGGTVEARSAGLGHGSEFVVHLPISVGPMPPVKTVARPAESVAATSLVSKCRILVVDDNRDSAYWLQKLLRIDGHDAQIAHDGEEAIQTAEAFQPEVVLLDIGLPRMNGYDAAMHIRRQPWGGKMALIALTGWGQEDDKRRAREAGFDHHLTKPVEPAVLNQLLAKFSAKTSASMAASGAGVRPMLPDSAVHRPA; via the coding sequence CACGAAACATTGACGGCGCTGGACGACCTGCTCTCTACGATCAAAGAGGCGGAATCCGGGCAGCGGGGCTATCTGATTACCGGCGACGAACGCTTCCTTTCACCCTATGAACACGCCGTCGCCGTCGCCGACGCGAGAATCGAAAACATCCGGGCGTTGACCGCTGAGCACGAACGGCAGCAGGCGCGGATCCCGCGCCTGCGCGAACTCGTGAAGATGAAGCTGGATGAGCTTTCCCACACCGTCGCGCTGCGAAGAGAGCGTGATTTTGATTCGGTTCGCCAAGAGGTCCTGCAGCACCTGGACAAGCCGAAGCTGGATTCCGTTCGGGCCTTCATCGCCGAGATGCGGCAGGAGGAGCAGGATCTGCGACGGCAGCGGCAGGCGGCCAAGGAACGCGCTTATCTCGTGAGCGTCGTGGCTCGGGTGATTACCGCGGGCGTCGCGCTGGGAACGCTGCTGGTGTTTCTGTGGTTCCTGCGGCGTCATTTGCAAGATCGCCGGCAGGCGGCGGCGGACCTTCACGACCAGCGGGAGTGGTTTCGCACGACACTGGGAAGCATCGGCGACGCGGTGATTGCGACCGATACGAAGGGGCGGGTAACGTTTCTGAATCCGATCGCGGAGGAGCTCACCGGCTGGACGCAGGCGGCGGCGGCGGGCCGGCCGCTGACGGATGTCTTCCATATCGTCAACGAGGAGACGCGGGCGGTGGTCGAAGACCCGGCGGCGCGGGCGCTGCGCGAAGGATGCGTCGTCGGCCTGGCGAACCATACGATCCTGATCGCGCGGGATGGAACGGAGCGGCCCATCGACGATAGCGCCAGTCCCATCCGCAATGCTCAAGGAGAGGTGTCGGGCGTCGTACTCGTCTTCCGCGACGTGGCCGAACGGCGCCGCGCGGAACGAACGATGCGGGAGCAGGCCGCGAAGCTCAAAGAAGAGCGCGAATGGCTGCACGTGACGCTCCGCAGCATCGGCGATGCCGTCATGACGACGGATGACAGGGGGCGCGTCACTTTCCTGAATCCGATCGCCGAATCCCTGACCGGCTGGGGCGACGACGAGGCGTTGGGGCAATCGTCGGATTGTGTCTTCCACATCGTCAACGAAGAGACGCGGGAAACGGTCGAGAGCCCCATTACGCGGGTCCTTCGCGAAGGGCGGATCGTCGGGTTGGCGAACCATACGATGCTCATCGCCAAGGATGGGTCCGAGCGGCCCATCGACGACAGCGCCAGCCCGATTTGCGACGACACCGGCCGGATCGCGGGCGTCGTACTGGTCTTCCGCGATGTGACCGCCCGACGACAGGCGGACGCGGATCGCGAGCGTCTGGCGGCGATTGTGGAGGGTTCGCACGACGCCGTCATCGGCAAAGACCTCAATGGGATGGTGACGAGTTGGAATACGGGCGCGGAGCAGATTTTCGGGTACACGGCGGAGGAAATGCTGGGACGCCCGATTTCCCTCCTGGTTCCGGAGGGTCGCGCCGACGAGATGCCCCGGATTCTGGAGCGGATCAAGCGGGGCGAGGAGATCGAAAATTTCGATACGATCCGCAGGCGAAAGGACGGGACGGAAATCCTTATTTCGCTGACCTGTTCACCGATTCGCGGCTCCGGGGGCCGGATTATTGGCGTATCGAAGATCGCCCGCGATGTCACGGAGCGTAATCGCCTGTTCCAGGCGCTGGAGGATCGGTCCGACCAATTGGCGGAGGCGGACCGTCGCAAGAACGAATTCCTGGCAACGCTGTCACACGAGCTGCGCAATCCCCTGGCGGCGCTCTCCCATGCCCTGGAATTGCTGGGCCGCACCGGCCAACCGCCCGAAGTCGTCGGCGAGATGCGCCGCCTGATGGAGCGGCAGCTCGTGCAGATCGTGCGGCTGGTAGATGATCTGCTGGATGTGTCGCGCATCACCAGCGGGAAGATCTCGCTCCGCAAGGCGCGCGTCGAACTCGGCGAAGTCGTGCGCAGCGCCGTGGAGCTGTCGCGGACGTTCATCGAACAGGGGGCTCACGATCTGGAGGTTGCGCTTCCCTCCCATCCGGTCCATTTCGACGCCGACCCGGCGAGACTGGCTCAGATCCTCTCCAACCTGCTCAACAATGCCGCCAAGTACACGGACAAGGGCGGACGAATCCGGCTGAGCGCGGAGCGCATGGGCAGCGAAGTCGCGATATCGGTCCGCGACAGCGGCATCGGTATTGCTCCGGAGCATCTCCCGCGGGTGTTCGAAATGTTCTCCCAGGCCGCGCCGGCCTTGGAACGCGCTCAGGGGGGTCTGGGCGTGGGACTGGCGCTGGTCCGCGGTCTGATCGAGCTGCACGGCGGGACGGTCGAGGCCCGCAGCGCGGGGCTCGGGCACGGGAGTGAGTTTGTGGTTCACCTGCCAATTTCTGTGGGGCCGATGCCGCCGGTAAAGACTGTCGCGCGACCGGCGGAATCGGTCGCCGCGACCTCCCTCGTGTCGAAGTGCCGCATTCTCGTGGTGGACGACAATCGCGACTCGGCCTATTGGCTGCAGAAGCTGCTGCGGATCGACGGCCACGACGCCCAAATCGCCCACGACGGCGAAGAGGCCATCCAGACCGCCGAGGCGTTTCAGCCCGAGGTGGTTCTGCTCGACATCGGATTGCCGAGGATGAACGGGTACGATGCGGCCATGCACATCCGCCGCCAACCGTGGGGCGGAAAGATGGCGCTCATCGCCCTGACCGGCTGGGGGCAGGAAGACGACAAGCGCCGCGCGCGGGAAGCCGGGTTCGATCATCATTTGACCAAGCCGGTGGAACCGGCGGTCTTGAACCAGTTGCTGGCGAAGTTCTCGGCGAAGACCAGCGCATCGATGGCGGCGTCGGGCGCCGGCGTCCGGCCGATGCTCCCGGACTCGGCGGTACACCGACCGGCATAG